A region from the Benincasa hispida cultivar B227 chromosome 12, ASM972705v1, whole genome shotgun sequence genome encodes:
- the LOC120067274 gene encoding uncharacterized protein LOC120067274, with protein sequence MAAGAMATYAGAALIIYYLLSRRLAAKGDEDDRSDNLSKSIRSGRRRISRRPAQAPATWFETITTLSETLRFTYSETLGKWPIGDLAFGINYLMRRQGNLQVANVYAGNDSVQLKGPEIITELKSFLRLLTFCMLFSKKPFPIFLESAGYSPEEVLIQKPKAGILKPAFTIIRDSNSKCFLLLIRGTHSIKDTLTAVTGAVVPFHHSVLHDGGISNLVLGYAHFGMVAAARWIAKLSTPFLLKGLDDFPDYKIKIVGHSLGGGTAALLTYILREQKEFSSSTCITFAPAACMTWELAESGKQFITTIINGSDLVPSFSAASIDDLRSEVTASSWLNDLRDQVERTRVLNVVYRSASALGSRLPSIATAKAKVAGAGALLRPVSTTTQAAVKSAVVRTRSSLSSWSCMGARRRNGGILSNPTEELPEVPLITERNHESLLAGEVTINAIEKKKKPESGTSGDDSSDRDTDEERHHLITEERMIASTDVEDITDGELWYELEKELQRQEKKVDVTTREADVATVAKEIKEEEESMLTDVEGSSEKPLSSLDASENIRFYPPGKTMHIVSIPSSDSDNLVQDDDEEIMQERVGIYETPRELYSKLRLSRTMINDHYMPMYKKMMESLINELEKDVLSNYEM encoded by the exons ATGGCGGCCGGCGCAATGGCAACCTATGCGGGAGCCGCCTTGATTATTTATTACCTTCTGAGCCGTAGATTAGCAGCAAAAGGCGATGAAGACGATCGGAGCGATAATTTGTCCAAATCGATTAGATCGGGAAGGAGAAGGATCTCTCGGAGGCCGGCTCAGGCGCCGGCGACGTGGTTTGAGACGATTACTACTCTATCGGAGACTCTTAGGTTCACATACTCCGAGACCTTAGGCAAATGGCCGATCGGCGACTTGGCATTTGGCATCAATTACTTGATGCGGAGACAG GGTAACTTACAAGTTGCTAACGTGTATGCGGGCAACGATAGTGTACAACTTAAAGGTCCTGAGATTATCACAGAGCTGAAGAGTTTTTTGCGGTTGCTCACCTTCTGCATGCTTTTCTCTAAGAAACCGTTCCCAATTTTTCTGGAATCTGCCGGCTACTCTCCGGAGGAAGTGCTTATTCAGAAACCAAAAGCAGGG ATTTTGAAGCCTGCCTTTACAATAATTCGTGACAGTAATTCAAAATGCTTCCTTCTATTGATTCGGGGTACTCATAGTATCAAAGATACATTAACAGCAGTAACTGGTGCAGTGGTTCCTTTCCATCATTCAGTTTTACATGATGGCGGGATAAGTAATCTAGTTCTAGGATATGCACACTTTGGGATGGTTGCTGCAGCTCGTTGGATTGCGAAGCTAAGCACTCCTTTCTTACTCAAAGGTCTTGACGATTTTCCTGACTACAAAATAAAG ATTGTTGGGCATTCTCTTGGTGGTGGAACCGCTGCTTTATTAACATATATTCTTCGAGAACAAAAGGAGTTCTCCTCTAGCACTTGCATCACATTTGCTCCAG CTGCTTGTATGACATGGGAGTTGGCAGAATCGGGTAAGCAGTTCATCACTACAATCATTAATGGTTCAGATCTGGTCCCTAGCTTCTCAGCGGCTTCTATTGACGACTTGCGATCTGag GTGACAGCATCATCGTGGCTGAATGATTTGCGAGATCAGGTGGAGCGTACCAGGGTTCTCAATGTTGTTTATCGTTCTGCAAGTGCTTTGGGCTCACGCCTTCCATCCATAGCTACTGCCAAAGCTAAGGTTGCCGGTGCCGGCGCCCTCCTTCGTCCAGTCTCGACCACCACCCAG GCCGCCGTGAAAAGTGCAGTTGTGAGAACTCGCTCTTCTCTATCTTCTTGGTCTTGCATGGGCGCCCGCCGAAGAAACGGTGGCATTTTATCAAATCCCACAGAGGAGTTGCCCGAAGTTCCTCTAATAACTGAAAGAAATCACGAATCACTATTAGCTGGGGAAGTTACAATTAACGCAatcgaaaagaaaaagaagccaGAGTCTGGCACTTCAGGTGATGATAGTTCAGATCGCGACACGGATGAGGAGCGACACCACCTCATTACCGAAGAAAGAATGATCGCCTCAACTGATGTCGAAGACATTACAGATGGTGAGTTGTGGTATGAACTGGAAAAGGAACTACAACGACAGGAGAAAAAGGTCGATGTTACTACTCGAGAAGCCGATGTGGCTACAGTAGCCAAAGAGatcaaagaagaagaggagagtATGCTTACCGATGTCGAGGGAAGCAGTGAAAAGCCATTGTCTTCTCTAGATGCTTCGGAAAATATACGTTTTTATCCTCCCGGGAAAACCATGCATATTGTTTCCATTCCCTCATCGGACTCCGATAATTTAGTTCAGGATGATGACGAGGAGATTATGCAGGAAAGAGTTGGGATATATGAGACACCTAGAGAATTGTATAGTAAGCTGCGTCTCTCTAGAACAATGATTAATGATCATTATATGCCTATGTACAAAAAGATGATGGAATCATTGATCAACGAACTCGAAAAAGATGTATTAAGcaattatgaaatgtaa
- the LOC120068372 gene encoding uncharacterized protein LOC120068372 isoform X1, which produces MTDRFALRFAHSSPFLGHSASYRIPIRSTFTFQFQFQLPFPFSFSIAHSPICSGSGLLPPSNLRRISPINASPNSLMNEVGPMELRDESDFEAIFSDSDYISVCGFGSLLSERSARSTFPDLINFRVARLNGFRRLFGNVAPVFFERGIAKPETKEISSLCAEPCEGENIIITVFEIKKSEVPAFIQREIEFRFLAVLPETLDGKLYDKPAVLCSRSTDEEFFQVRCKGDKDIFFHHYGRHNIDKIWRDDILPCRIYLRHCVLAAKNLGDAAYNNFLDHTFLGDRSTTIREYLAANGSGIMEEEPPESLKFRYGG; this is translated from the exons ATGACTGATCGATTCGCTCTCCGATTCGCTCATTCTTCTCCCTTTCTAGGGCATTCCGCTTCGTATCGCATCCCAATCCGCTCTACGTTTACGTTTCAGTTTCAGTTTCAGCTTCCGTTCcctttctctttctctattGCGCACTCTCCTATTTGCTCCGGCTCCGGTCTGCTTCCTCCAAGTAACCTCCGGCGAATATCTCCGATCAACGCGTCGCCGAATTCTCTGATGAATGAAGTAGGACCGATGGAACTGAGAGATGAGTCCGATTTTGAAGCCATCTTCTCCGACAGTGATTATATTTCCGTGTGTGGCTTTGGTTCTCTCCTCTCTG AGAGGAGTGCGCGAAGTACCTTTCCTGATCTGATCAACTTTAGAGTGGCGAGATTGAACGGCTTCAGACGCCTTTTCGGAAATGTAGCTCCTGTATTCTTTGAGCGCGGCATTGCTAAACCCGAAACCAAG GAGATTTCCAGCTTGTGTGCGGAGCCTTGCGAAGGAGAAAATATCATCATTACGGTTTTCGAGATTAAGAAGTCTGAG GTTCCAGCGTTTATACAGAGAGAGATTGAGTTTCGATTTCTAGCT GTTCTTCCTGAAACATTAGATGGAAAGCTATATGATAAACCAGCG GTGCTTTGTTCTCGATCCACAGATGAGGAGTTTTTCCAAGTGAGATGCAAAG GGGATAAGGACATTTTTTTCCATCATTATGGTCGTCATAATATTGATAAGATCTGGAGAGATGATATCTTACCTTGCCGCATCTATCTTCGACACTG TGTTTTAGCTGCAAAAAACCTGGGTGATGCAGCTTATAACAACTTTCTGGATCACACTTTCCTTGGAGATCGAAGTACAACCATCCGTGAATATTTGGCCGCTAATGGTTCAGGCATTATGGAAGAGGAGCCTCCCGAATCCCTCAAGTTTCGATATGGCGGTTGA
- the LOC120068372 gene encoding uncharacterized protein LOC120068372 isoform X2, producing MTDRFALRFAHSSPFLGHSASYRIPIRSTFTFQFQFQLPFPFSFSIAHSPICSGSGLLPPSNLRRISPINASPNSLMNEVGPMELRDESDFEAIFSDSDYISVCGFGSLLSERSARSTFPDLINFRVARLNGFRRLFGNVAPVFFERGIAKPETKEISSLCAEPCEGENIIITVFEIKKSEVPAFIQREIEFRFLAVLPETLDGKLYDKPAVLCSRSTDEEFFQVRCKGDKDIFFHHYGRHNIDKIWRDDILPCRIYLRHWWLISDRRCLMCSLLEIN from the exons ATGACTGATCGATTCGCTCTCCGATTCGCTCATTCTTCTCCCTTTCTAGGGCATTCCGCTTCGTATCGCATCCCAATCCGCTCTACGTTTACGTTTCAGTTTCAGTTTCAGCTTCCGTTCcctttctctttctctattGCGCACTCTCCTATTTGCTCCGGCTCCGGTCTGCTTCCTCCAAGTAACCTCCGGCGAATATCTCCGATCAACGCGTCGCCGAATTCTCTGATGAATGAAGTAGGACCGATGGAACTGAGAGATGAGTCCGATTTTGAAGCCATCTTCTCCGACAGTGATTATATTTCCGTGTGTGGCTTTGGTTCTCTCCTCTCTG AGAGGAGTGCGCGAAGTACCTTTCCTGATCTGATCAACTTTAGAGTGGCGAGATTGAACGGCTTCAGACGCCTTTTCGGAAATGTAGCTCCTGTATTCTTTGAGCGCGGCATTGCTAAACCCGAAACCAAG GAGATTTCCAGCTTGTGTGCGGAGCCTTGCGAAGGAGAAAATATCATCATTACGGTTTTCGAGATTAAGAAGTCTGAG GTTCCAGCGTTTATACAGAGAGAGATTGAGTTTCGATTTCTAGCT GTTCTTCCTGAAACATTAGATGGAAAGCTATATGATAAACCAGCG GTGCTTTGTTCTCGATCCACAGATGAGGAGTTTTTCCAAGTGAGATGCAAAG GGGATAAGGACATTTTTTTCCATCATTATGGTCGTCATAATATTGATAAGATCTGGAGAGATGATATCTTACCTTGCCGCATCTATCTTCGACACTG GTGGCTAATAAGTGATAGACGCTGTCTAATGTGTAGCTTGTTGGAAATAAATTAG
- the LOC120068372 gene encoding uncharacterized protein LOC120068372 isoform X4: MTDRFALRFAHSSPFLGHSASYRIPIRSTFTFQFQFQLPFPFSFSIAHSPICSGSGLLPPSNLRRISPINASPNSLMNEVGPMELRDESDFEAIFSDSDYISVCGFGSLLSERSARSTFPDLINFRVARLNGFRRLFGNVAPVFFERGIAKPETKEISSLCAEPCEGENIIITVFEIKKSEVPAFIQREIEFRFLAVLPETLDGKLYDKPAVLCSRSTDEEFFQVRCKGDKDIFFHHYGRHNIDKIWRDDILPCRIYLRHCLLEIN, from the exons ATGACTGATCGATTCGCTCTCCGATTCGCTCATTCTTCTCCCTTTCTAGGGCATTCCGCTTCGTATCGCATCCCAATCCGCTCTACGTTTACGTTTCAGTTTCAGTTTCAGCTTCCGTTCcctttctctttctctattGCGCACTCTCCTATTTGCTCCGGCTCCGGTCTGCTTCCTCCAAGTAACCTCCGGCGAATATCTCCGATCAACGCGTCGCCGAATTCTCTGATGAATGAAGTAGGACCGATGGAACTGAGAGATGAGTCCGATTTTGAAGCCATCTTCTCCGACAGTGATTATATTTCCGTGTGTGGCTTTGGTTCTCTCCTCTCTG AGAGGAGTGCGCGAAGTACCTTTCCTGATCTGATCAACTTTAGAGTGGCGAGATTGAACGGCTTCAGACGCCTTTTCGGAAATGTAGCTCCTGTATTCTTTGAGCGCGGCATTGCTAAACCCGAAACCAAG GAGATTTCCAGCTTGTGTGCGGAGCCTTGCGAAGGAGAAAATATCATCATTACGGTTTTCGAGATTAAGAAGTCTGAG GTTCCAGCGTTTATACAGAGAGAGATTGAGTTTCGATTTCTAGCT GTTCTTCCTGAAACATTAGATGGAAAGCTATATGATAAACCAGCG GTGCTTTGTTCTCGATCCACAGATGAGGAGTTTTTCCAAGTGAGATGCAAAG GGGATAAGGACATTTTTTTCCATCATTATGGTCGTCATAATATTGATAAGATCTGGAGAGATGATATCTTACCTTGCCGCATCTATCTTCGACACTG CTTGTTGGAAATAAATTAG
- the LOC120068372 gene encoding uncharacterized protein LOC120068372 isoform X3 → MTDRFALRFAHSSPFLGHSASYRIPIRSTFTFQFQFQLPFPFSFSIAHSPICSGSGLLPPSNLRRISPINASPNSLMNEVGPMELRDESDFEAIFSDSDYISVCGFGSLLSERSARSTFPDLINFRVARLNGFRRLFGNVAPVFFERGIAKPETKEISSLCAEPCEGENIIITVFEIKKSEVPAFIQREIEFRFLAVLPETLDGKLYDKPAVLCSRSTDEEFFQVRCKGDKDIFFHHYGRHNIDKIWRDDILPCRIYLRHCDGLLSIGG, encoded by the exons ATGACTGATCGATTCGCTCTCCGATTCGCTCATTCTTCTCCCTTTCTAGGGCATTCCGCTTCGTATCGCATCCCAATCCGCTCTACGTTTACGTTTCAGTTTCAGTTTCAGCTTCCGTTCcctttctctttctctattGCGCACTCTCCTATTTGCTCCGGCTCCGGTCTGCTTCCTCCAAGTAACCTCCGGCGAATATCTCCGATCAACGCGTCGCCGAATTCTCTGATGAATGAAGTAGGACCGATGGAACTGAGAGATGAGTCCGATTTTGAAGCCATCTTCTCCGACAGTGATTATATTTCCGTGTGTGGCTTTGGTTCTCTCCTCTCTG AGAGGAGTGCGCGAAGTACCTTTCCTGATCTGATCAACTTTAGAGTGGCGAGATTGAACGGCTTCAGACGCCTTTTCGGAAATGTAGCTCCTGTATTCTTTGAGCGCGGCATTGCTAAACCCGAAACCAAG GAGATTTCCAGCTTGTGTGCGGAGCCTTGCGAAGGAGAAAATATCATCATTACGGTTTTCGAGATTAAGAAGTCTGAG GTTCCAGCGTTTATACAGAGAGAGATTGAGTTTCGATTTCTAGCT GTTCTTCCTGAAACATTAGATGGAAAGCTATATGATAAACCAGCG GTGCTTTGTTCTCGATCCACAGATGAGGAGTTTTTCCAAGTGAGATGCAAAG GGGATAAGGACATTTTTTTCCATCATTATGGTCGTCATAATATTGATAAGATCTGGAGAGATGATATCTTACCTTGCCGCATCTATCTTCGACACTG TGATGGCCTACTCTCCATAGGTGGCTAA